One Citrus sinensis cultivar Valencia sweet orange chromosome 5, DVS_A1.0, whole genome shotgun sequence genomic window, CAGCaaattaatgaagaagagTAGAGAGCAAATGAGAAGGAAAGCATATGCAATTACTAACCAGAGTTAATTTCATCTCATGCACTCTCACGTCTGTCTGTTTTCGATCCgctcttaattaatattttgttaattaattggctgaaaataaaaagtttctttaatatttcattaagcAGAGAGCAAAGGAATTGACGACAcacttataataattaatttctaaattggattaaaaaaaataacaactaattaatttttttaagtaacaTAGGAGATCTAGAAAGAAAGAAGTTACCAGTGGCCGTGGATGATTGTAATTGACTAATTGCAGCCGCGCGCTTTCACTAAATTTAGATGTTGGGAATGTGGCGTATCTTAGGCCAGTCCTCTCCTGTCTCCTCTCTGTAACGTTCTTCTAAAATAGGACATCCCGCAATCCCCAAATTCTGGAGCGTTGTCTTCTGAAGAAGGTGATCGGGCAGTGCTTTTAATTTAGGGCAATTCCAAATAGTCAAGGTAGAAAGACGTGGCATGATTATGATTTCTCCCTTTATTGCAGTCACGAAATCCCACTCTTCCAGTTCTCTCATACCCGAAAATCTGAGCTGTTTCAATTTGGGAAAGGCAATAACTGAGGAGCCATCCGTATCACTTTCTACTCCCAGAAATTCATTACCCACTCTTTTCACACTTTTCATTCCAAAAATAAGAAGAGATTCAAGGGATTTCAATTTTCCCAAAGGAGGCAAATGCTCACAATTTCTGCAATTGCAGAGATATAAATCCCTTAAGTTCGTTAACGACATGAACCAATTTATGGGAACAACATTCCTCCTCCCTCTGTATTGATATATCTCTAACCTCTTTAAATTAGGAGGTggtcccaaggcttcaagaagCCGTTCATCTTCATCCTCCTCATTCTTCCTCCTCCCAGCTTGATCAAATTGAAGTTCCAACTCAACgagatatttctttttctcaagttcagCCCTTCTAGCCTCCCCCGCATCTGACACACCACCCAGCCCACGTATACTACATTGTTGTCGAAGGAGGTTAAGCTTTTTAAGAGACCCAAGGCTACATGCTCTGTCATACCCTCCGCCCACAACAAACTCTCTCACTTCCCGAAGCCTGATTAATTCCCCAATCCCTACCGGCAAGTATCTTAAAGATGCAGTCCGCGCATTGTGTAAATACATCAGCTTTCTTAACCTCCCAATCCCTCGAGGTAATTCTCTAAGATTTCGACAATTATTAACATCTAAACGTTCTAAATTATACAACTCACACAACGTCTCGGGTAATTTTTCTATCTCCCTTTGACCGCACAAACTAAGGTATTTCAGATGTaacaatttttctatattttttggaatttttttgatgaaattatgaCCCCATATATGCGCCCCTAATGTTAATACCCTTAAACAagttaatttatcaaataattgaggtAAAACTTTGCTAGACCATGAATAATCACCACCTTCAACCAAGAGGCTACGCAATCGTCTCATTCTCTTAACATTATTCCAAATGGCTATTGGGACTGAAGTCCCCTCGTCTATAGTTAACCTTAAATGAACAACTTTTTTCTGCTCAAAGGAACTCATAATTGACTCTTCACCACCAGGAATTTTCACTGTTAAACATGCATTCCTGCATATAAATTGGGCAAGGTCGTGCACTAAATCGTGCATTTTGCACTTATAGACTTTACCATCAACATCTGTTTCGAACTCTTGAAAAAATGAACTACTAGCTAAAATGTTGAAATGCTCTTCACCTATGTCCTCCATCTCTTTGTTTCCTTTCTCATTAAGGTAACCTTGAGCCATCCATAGTTTAATTAACTCATGCTTCCATATTTCAAGGTCTTTCGGAAAAACAGCACAATATGAGAAACAATGTTTTACCTTAGAGGGCAATTCATTGTAACTCAACAACAGAGGGGCTAATAGACCTCTCTCAACCACTTCGTGATCCCATATCTcactctttaaaatatttttccattCTTCTTCAGTGTTTTTAGACCTTAAAAGACTACCAATGGTCTTTACAGCTAAAGGTAAGCCCTTGCATTTTCCTACAATTTCTCgaccaatttttttaaaattctcacATCCCTCCATGGACTTGCCGAAAAATGCTATTGACTCAAATATTGACCAGCATTCCTTTTCAAACAAAACAGCAATTGGGATAATGTCAGTTGATTTCATAATATGGGCAGTTGTTTCATCACGTgtagtaattaaaattttacttccgTGGAAACCGATTTTTAAACAATTGTAGAATGGTTCCCATTTAGAGTCATCTTTATTCCACACGTCGTCTaagacaagaagaaatttcttGCCTTCAACACATCCTTGAACATGTTGCATGAGAGATTGAAACTCACCAAAGTTAGGGGCAGAACCTGTTAGAGCCTCAATGATTGCTCTGGCGATTCTGAACACATCAAACGGGTCTGACACACAGACCCATATTCttttctcaaaatgatttttaacatcatcgtTGTTGTAGGCTAATTGAGCAAGAGTAGTTTTGCCTATGCCTCCCATCCCAACAAGTGAGATGACACAGGGGCCTTTCTGCTCTTCACTACTCTCACATAACAGCTTATTAACCAGATCGTTCTTCTGTGTTTCTCTACCAAATATCTCGGACTCATCAATTAAGGAGATACTTGGTACTCGTTGATCCGCTCTCTCATTACTGTTAATAACATTCACAGCAAAACCAAACTCGGCTTTTTGTTTGGCAATATCATCAAGAGTTTCATTGATGTCTTTCATCTTGAGAGCAACGCGACGACGTAAAAAAATAGGTTTGCAGCCAAAGCAAGAGGCAGCAGGAAAGAAGGAACATACCTTCTTCTTAGGAACGAGAGCATCATTCTCATGATCATCCACTCCATCGATCTGCAGTTTGAGCCTTGCAGTGTTCCACTCACCCAACACATCTTCCATGTCGTAACATGCGTCTCTGAGTTGATCGAGCCAGAGTCTGACTG contains:
- the LOC127902148 gene encoding putative disease resistance protein RGA1: MVDAILSPILEQLTSMAVDEAKEQVRLETGVGKEAEKLTRKLRTIQTVLHDAEKRQIKEETVRLWLDQLRDACYDMEDVLGEWNTARLKLQIDGVDDHENDALVPKKKVCSFFPAASCFGCKPIFLRRRVALKMKDINETLDDIAKQKAEFGFAVNVINSNERADQRVPSISLIDESEIFGRETQKNDLVNKLLCESSEEQKGPCVISLVGMGGIGKTTLAQLAYNNDDVKNHFEKRIWVCVSDPFDVFRIARAIIEALTGSAPNFGEFQSLMQHVQGCVEGKKFLLVLDDVWNKDDSKWEPFYNCLKIGFHGSKILITTRDETTAHIMKSTDIIPIAVLFEKECWSIFESIAFFGKSMEGCENFKKIGREIVGKCKGLPLAVKTIGSLLRSKNTEEEWKNILKSEIWDHEVVERGLLAPLLLSYNELPSKVKHCFSYCAVFPKDLEIWKHELIKLWMAQGYLNEKGNKEMEDIGEEHFNILASSSFFQEFETDVDGKVYKCKMHDLVHDLAQFICRNACLTVKIPGGEESIMSSFEQKKVVHLRLTIDEGTSVPIAIWNNVKRMRRLRSLLVEGGDYSWSSKVLPQLFDKLTCLRVLTLGAHIWGHNFIKKIPKNIEKLLHLKYLSLCGQREIEKLPETLCELYNLERLDVNNCRNLRELPRGIGRLRKLMYLHNARTASLRYLPVGIGELIRLREVREFVVGGGYDRACSLGSLKKLNLLRQQCSIRGLGGVSDAGEARRAELEKKKYLVELELQFDQAGRRKNEEDEDERLLEALGPPPNLKRLEIYQYRGRRNVVPINWFMSLTNLRDLYLCNCRNCEHLPPLGKLKSLESLLIFGMKSVKRVGNEFLGVESDTDGSSVIAFPKLKQLRFSGMRELEEWDFVTAIKGEIIIMPRLSTLTIWNCPKLKALPDHLLQKTTLQNLGIAGCPILEERYREETGEDWPKIRHIPNI